One genomic window of Brevundimonas vesicularis includes the following:
- a CDS encoding FKBP-type peptidyl-prolyl cis-trans isomerase, protein MTRIALPLLAALALSACATRQPVTYAETASAAARAAAQVQGEAGLTPQQQWDQGNAAYLAWNGARRGWTTTESGLQYRRVGKAHPEGAQPRATDMVKVHYRGAFIDGREFDSSYARNEPAEFPLNRVIKGWTEGVALMRVGEIYEFVIPASLGYGSRWVGGDELPPNSTLRFSVELLDVKPG, encoded by the coding sequence ATGACACGTATCGCTCTGCCGCTGCTCGCCGCTCTCGCCCTGTCCGCCTGCGCCACGCGTCAGCCGGTCACCTATGCAGAGACGGCTTCGGCCGCCGCGCGCGCCGCCGCCCAGGTTCAGGGCGAGGCCGGACTGACGCCCCAGCAGCAGTGGGACCAGGGCAATGCCGCCTATCTGGCCTGGAACGGCGCCCGGCGCGGCTGGACCACCACCGAAAGCGGCCTGCAATATCGCCGCGTCGGCAAGGCCCACCCCGAGGGCGCTCAGCCCAGGGCGACCGATATGGTCAAGGTCCACTATCGCGGCGCCTTCATCGACGGACGCGAGTTCGACAGCTCCTACGCCCGCAATGAACCGGCCGAGTTCCCGCTGAACCGCGTCATCAAGGGCTGGACCGAGGGGGTGGCCCTGATGCGCGTCGGGGAAATCTATGAGTTCGTCATTCCCGCCTCGCTGGGCTACGGCTCGCGCTGGGTCGGCGGCGACGAACTGCCCCCCAACTCCACCCTGCGCTTCTCGGTCGAACTGCTGGACGTCAAGCCGGGCTGA
- a CDS encoding SPOR domain-containing protein, with product MTPAEATRPVLIALAFASSLAVAGCGAVDSDPHRFSAMAENVAAIDIPLSTGDRETRHAVAEKAGLRPVRFTPVKVAVMDPHAMWDARDVQAGLRPVGEDTGLRDAVVRAASPAVMKVVADEAVSRVQAPVLRPASLTAAPETGRTIQLGAYSSAAGARQAWDRVKATSDLSGLSPIYQEVEVDGRRLTRLKVGPISTETAAAVCRSAAVADAWCARNS from the coding sequence ATGACGCCCGCAGAAGCGACCCGTCCAGTTCTGATCGCCCTGGCCTTCGCCAGCAGCCTAGCCGTCGCCGGCTGTGGCGCGGTGGACAGCGATCCCCATCGATTCAGTGCGATGGCCGAGAACGTCGCGGCGATCGACATTCCGCTCTCGACCGGTGATCGCGAAACCCGGCATGCCGTGGCTGAAAAGGCCGGACTGCGGCCTGTGCGCTTCACGCCGGTCAAGGTCGCCGTCATGGATCCCCACGCCATGTGGGACGCCCGCGACGTTCAGGCGGGGCTGCGCCCCGTCGGTGAGGATACCGGGCTGCGCGACGCGGTTGTGCGGGCTGCCTCGCCTGCTGTCATGAAGGTCGTGGCGGATGAAGCGGTTTCGCGGGTTCAGGCGCCTGTGTTGCGTCCCGCCAGTCTCACGGCGGCGCCGGAAACCGGGAGAACGATCCAGCTGGGCGCCTACTCCAGTGCGGCCGGCGCGCGTCAGGCCTGGGATCGGGTGAAAGCCACATCAGACCTGTCGGGATTGTCGCCGATCTACCAGGAGGTCGAGGTGGACGGCCGTCGCCTGACGCGGCTGAAGGTCGGTCCGATTTCGACCGAAACCGCCGCTGCGGTGTGCCGCTCCGCCGCTGTCGCCGACGCCTGGTGCGCACGCAACAGCTGA
- a CDS encoding division plane positioning ATPase MipZ has translation MTQPHVIVLGNEKGGAGKSTLAIHIVTGLLHAGRSVAIIDLDLRQRSMQRFFHNRLAWLAANGHDLPQPFIPDMGDGKALAKADVAEQIATFERAFDEAAARGVDCILIDTPGGDTAVSNAAHARADQIVTPMNDSFVDFDLLGDVDPVTLELLKPSIYSESVWEARKQRAIAQGRHATIDWLVVTNRLAVAEARNRKRLEERMTKLAKRVGFRVGPGLRDRVIYRELFPFGLTVADLSNDIRPVAVSLAHVAARQEMRNLMMAMGLEQVLSPLDVAA, from the coding sequence ATGACGCAGCCGCATGTGATCGTCCTCGGCAACGAAAAGGGTGGGGCGGGCAAGTCCACCCTGGCCATCCACATCGTGACCGGCCTGCTGCACGCCGGGCGCTCGGTGGCGATCATCGATCTGGACCTGCGCCAGCGTTCGATGCAGCGCTTCTTCCACAATCGTTTGGCGTGGCTGGCGGCGAACGGGCACGATCTGCCCCAGCCGTTCATTCCCGACATGGGCGACGGCAAGGCCCTGGCCAAGGCGGACGTGGCCGAACAGATCGCCACCTTCGAGCGCGCCTTCGATGAGGCGGCGGCGCGGGGCGTCGATTGCATCCTGATCGACACGCCCGGCGGCGACACGGCCGTTTCGAACGCCGCCCACGCCCGCGCCGATCAGATCGTGACGCCGATGAACGACAGCTTCGTCGACTTCGACCTGCTGGGCGACGTTGATCCGGTTACCCTGGAGCTTCTGAAACCCTCCATCTACTCCGAGAGCGTCTGGGAAGCGCGCAAGCAGCGCGCCATCGCCCAAGGCCGTCACGCCACGATCGACTGGCTGGTGGTGACCAATCGCCTCGCCGTCGCCGAAGCCCGCAACCGCAAGCGTCTTGAAGAACGGATGACCAAGCTGGCCAAGCGCGTCGGCTTCCGCGTCGGGCCGGGCCTGCGCGACCGGGTCATCTATCGCGAGCTGTTCCCGTTCGGCCTGACGGTGGCGGACCTGTCGAACGACATCCGGCCGGTCGCGGTGTCCCTGGCCCATGTCGCCGCGCGCCAGGAGATGCGCAATCTGATGATGGCGATGGGCCTGGAGCAGGTTCTCAGCCCTTTGGACGTGGCGGCCTGA
- the rpoC gene encoding DNA-directed RNA polymerase subunit beta' has protein sequence MNQEVLNIFNPVPVTPTFDQIKIALASPEKIRSWSFGEIKKPETINYRTFKPERDGLFCARIFGPTKDYECLCGKYKRMKYKGIICEKCGVEVTLARVRRERMGHIDLAAPVAHIWFLKSLPSRISLMLDMALKDVERVLYFENYIVTEPGLTPLKQNQLLTEDEFYRYQEEFGDDGFTAEIGAEAVRNLLMGIDLNAEAEKHRAELADNPSEMKAKKASKRLKLIEAFLESGNKPEWMILTIVPVIPPELRPLVPLDGGRFATSDLNDLYRRVINRNNRLKRLMELRAPDIIIRNEKRMLQESVDALFDNGRRGRVITGANKRPLKSLADMLKGKQGRFRQNLLGKRVDYSGRSVITVGPELKLHECGLPKKMALELFKPFIYARLDAKGLSGTVKQSKRMVEREQPAVWDILDEVIREHPVLLNRAPTLHRLGIQAFEPKLIEGKAIRLHPLVCTAFNADFDGDQMAVHVPLSLEAQLEARVLMMSTNNILSPANGKPIIVPSQDIVLGLYYLSLVKDGEPGEGKLFANIGEIDAALDAKVVTLHTRIKARWTEQDAEGNEVTKVIDTTPGRMKLAALLPRNPNVGYRLLEKNLTKKEIGNLIDVVYRHCGQKATVIFADQMMGLGFREAAKAGISFGKDDIVIPAKKVELVAETRTQVEEYEQQYADGLITRGEKYNKVVDAWSKATDRIADAMMGEIAQPRVLIEGENPDINSVFMMANSGARGSQAQMKQLGGMRGLMAKPSGEIIETPITSNFKEGLTVLEYFNSTHGARKGLADTALKTANSGYLTRRLVDVAQDSIVTEQDCGSTRGITLRAVMEGGDVLVSLGQRILGRYAAEDIKEPGTDTVLFPADTYLVEEVAEAVEAAGVQSVKVRSALTCEAEAGICAHCYGRDLARGTNVNIGEAVGVIAAQSIGEPGTQLTMRTFHIGGTAQVAETSFMEATNAGTAKVTGPTVVAAHGDLVAMSRNVIVTVVVDGKDRETHKAPYGARIRVKDGDEVKKNQRLAEWDPYTTPILTEVGGVVRFEDLVEGLSVKEETDEATGIAQRVVSDWRASPRGSDLRPAMGVTLGDAYAKLSSGSDARYLLPVGAVLSVSNGDEVKPGEIIARVPTEGAKTRDITGGLPRVAELFEARRPKDCAVIAEMDGRVEFGRDYKNKRRIKITPEPNADGVQGEPVEFLIPKGKHISVHDGDLIQKGDYIIDGNPDPHDLLRIQGVEALAEYLVNEVQEVYRLQGVPINDKHIEVIVRQMLQKVEVLDSGETTLIRGDTVEVAEAVLENAKVEKRGGRLATTQPVLLGITKASLQTRSFISAASFQETTRVLTDASVHGKKDMLEGLKENVIVGRLIPAGTGAYLRSLQKIANERDAELTSALEEAIEPLPADLQLELESSES, from the coding sequence ATGAACCAGGAAGTCCTGAACATCTTCAACCCGGTCCCGGTCACCCCGACCTTCGACCAGATCAAGATCGCTTTGGCCTCGCCCGAGAAGATCCGTTCGTGGTCGTTCGGCGAGATCAAGAAGCCGGAAACCATCAACTACCGTACGTTCAAGCCCGAGCGTGACGGCCTGTTCTGCGCGCGTATCTTTGGCCCGACCAAGGACTACGAATGCCTGTGCGGCAAGTACAAGCGCATGAAGTACAAGGGCATCATCTGCGAGAAGTGCGGGGTCGAGGTTACCCTGGCCCGCGTTCGCCGCGAGCGCATGGGTCACATCGACCTGGCTGCGCCGGTCGCCCACATCTGGTTCCTGAAGTCTCTGCCCAGCCGCATCTCGCTGATGCTGGACATGGCGCTGAAGGACGTCGAGCGCGTCCTGTACTTCGAGAACTACATCGTCACCGAGCCGGGCCTGACCCCGCTGAAGCAGAACCAACTGCTGACCGAAGACGAGTTCTATCGCTACCAGGAAGAGTTCGGCGATGACGGCTTCACCGCCGAGATCGGCGCCGAGGCCGTCCGCAACCTGCTGATGGGCATCGACCTGAATGCGGAAGCCGAAAAGCACCGCGCCGAGCTGGCCGACAATCCCTCGGAGATGAAGGCCAAGAAGGCGTCCAAGCGCCTGAAGCTGATCGAGGCCTTCCTGGAATCGGGCAACAAGCCCGAGTGGATGATCCTGACGATCGTGCCGGTCATCCCGCCGGAACTGCGTCCGCTGGTGCCGCTGGACGGCGGTCGTTTCGCGACCTCCGACCTGAACGACCTGTATCGCCGCGTCATCAACCGCAACAACCGCCTGAAGCGCCTGATGGAGCTGCGCGCACCGGACATCATCATCCGTAACGAAAAGCGGATGCTGCAGGAGTCCGTCGACGCCCTGTTCGACAACGGCCGTCGCGGTCGCGTGATCACGGGCGCCAACAAGCGTCCGCTGAAGTCGCTGGCCGACATGCTGAAGGGCAAGCAGGGCCGCTTCCGTCAGAACCTGCTGGGCAAGCGTGTCGACTATTCGGGTCGTTCGGTCATCACCGTGGGTCCGGAACTGAAGCTGCACGAGTGCGGCCTGCCCAAGAAGATGGCGCTGGAGCTGTTCAAGCCGTTCATCTATGCGCGCCTGGACGCCAAGGGCCTGTCGGGCACCGTCAAGCAATCCAAGCGCATGGTCGAGCGCGAGCAGCCCGCCGTCTGGGACATCCTGGACGAGGTCATCCGCGAGCACCCGGTTCTGCTGAACCGCGCGCCGACGCTTCACCGCCTGGGCATCCAGGCGTTCGAGCCCAAGCTGATCGAGGGCAAGGCCATCCGCCTGCACCCGCTGGTCTGCACCGCCTTCAACGCCGACTTCGACGGCGACCAGATGGCCGTTCACGTCCCGCTGAGCCTCGAGGCCCAGCTGGAAGCGCGCGTCCTGATGATGTCGACCAACAACATCCTGTCGCCCGCCAACGGCAAGCCGATCATCGTGCCGTCGCAGGACATCGTTCTGGGTCTGTACTATCTGTCGCTGGTCAAGGACGGCGAGCCGGGCGAAGGCAAGCTGTTCGCCAACATCGGCGAGATCGATGCGGCGTTGGACGCCAAGGTCGTCACCCTGCACACGCGCATCAAGGCGCGCTGGACGGAACAGGACGCCGAAGGCAATGAGGTGACCAAGGTCATCGACACGACGCCGGGCCGGATGAAGCTGGCGGCCCTGCTGCCGCGCAACCCGAACGTCGGCTATCGCCTGCTCGAGAAGAACCTGACCAAGAAGGAAATCGGCAATCTGATCGACGTGGTTTATCGCCACTGCGGTCAGAAGGCGACGGTCATCTTCGCCGACCAGATGATGGGCCTGGGCTTCCGCGAAGCCGCCAAGGCCGGCATTTCGTTCGGCAAGGACGACATCGTGATCCCGGCCAAGAAGGTCGAACTGGTCGCCGAGACCCGCACCCAGGTCGAGGAGTACGAGCAACAGTACGCCGACGGCCTGATCACGCGCGGCGAGAAGTACAACAAGGTGGTCGACGCCTGGTCCAAGGCCACGGACCGGATCGCCGACGCCATGATGGGCGAGATCGCGCAACCGCGCGTGCTGATCGAGGGTGAAAACCCCGACATCAACTCGGTCTTCATGATGGCCAACTCCGGCGCCCGTGGTTCGCAGGCCCAGATGAAGCAACTGGGCGGCATGCGCGGCCTGATGGCCAAGCCGTCCGGCGAGATCATCGAGACGCCGATCACCTCGAACTTCAAGGAAGGCCTGACCGTCCTTGAATACTTCAACTCCACCCACGGCGCCCGTAAGGGTCTGGCCGACACTGCGCTGAAGACCGCCAACTCGGGTTACCTGACCCGCCGTCTGGTGGACGTGGCGCAGGACTCCATCGTCACCGAGCAGGATTGCGGCTCGACGCGCGGCATCACCCTGCGTGCGGTGATGGAAGGCGGCGACGTGCTGGTCTCGCTGGGTCAGCGCATCCTGGGTCGTTATGCGGCCGAGGACATCAAGGAGCCGGGCACCGATACCGTCCTGTTCCCCGCCGACACCTATCTGGTGGAAGAAGTCGCCGAGGCTGTCGAGGCTGCGGGCGTTCAGTCGGTCAAGGTCCGTTCGGCCCTGACCTGCGAGGCCGAAGCCGGGATCTGCGCCCACTGCTACGGCCGTGACTTGGCGCGCGGCACCAACGTCAACATCGGCGAAGCGGTCGGCGTCATCGCCGCCCAGTCGATCGGCGAGCCGGGCACCCAGCTGACGATGCGGACCTTCCACATCGGCGGTACGGCTCAGGTGGCGGAAACCTCCTTCATGGAGGCGACCAACGCCGGTACGGCCAAGGTCACCGGCCCGACCGTCGTCGCGGCCCACGGCGACCTGGTGGCCATGAGCCGCAACGTCATTGTGACAGTGGTCGTGGACGGCAAGGACCGCGAGACGCACAAGGCTCCTTACGGCGCCCGCATCCGCGTCAAGGACGGCGACGAGGTCAAGAAGAACCAACGCCTGGCGGAGTGGGACCCCTACACCACCCCGATCCTGACGGAAGTCGGCGGCGTCGTGCGCTTCGAGGACCTGGTCGAAGGCCTGTCGGTCAAGGAAGAAACCGACGAAGCGACGGGTATCGCCCAGCGCGTCGTCAGCGACTGGCGCGCCAGCCCGCGCGGCTCGGACCTGCGTCCGGCCATGGGCGTCACCCTGGGCGACGCCTACGCCAAGCTGTCGTCCGGTTCGGACGCCCGCTATCTGCTGCCGGTGGGCGCGGTTCTGTCCGTGTCGAACGGCGATGAGGTCAAGCCGGGCGAGATCATCGCTCGCGTTCCGACCGAAGGCGCCAAGACCCGCGACATTACCGGCGGTCTGCCGCGCGTAGCCGAACTGTTCGAAGCTCGCCGTCCGAAGGACTGCGCGGTCATCGCCGAGATGGATGGTCGCGTCGAATTCGGCCGCGACTACAAGAACAAGCGTCGCATCAAGATCACGCCCGAGCCCAACGCCGATGGCGTGCAGGGCGAACCGGTCGAGTTCCTTATCCCGAAGGGTAAGCACATCTCCGTCCACGACGGCGATCTGATCCAGAAGGGCGACTACATCATCGACGGCAACCCGGATCCGCACGATCTGCTGCGCATTCAGGGCGTCGAGGCGCTGGCCGAGTATCTGGTGAACGAAGTGCAGGAGGTCTATCGACTGCAGGGCGTGCCGATCAACGACAAGCACATCGAAGTCATCGTGCGTCAGATGCTGCAGAAGGTGGAAGTGCTGGATTCGGGTGAAACCACCTTGATCCGCGGCGACACCGTCGAAGTCGCCGAAGCCGTTCTGGAAAACGCCAAGGTCGAGAAGCGTGGCGGCCGTCTGGCCACCACCCAGCCCGTCCTGCTGGGCATCACCAAGGCGTCGCTGCAAACCCGCAGCTTCATCTCGGCGGCGTCCTTCCAGGAGACCACTCGCGTCCTCACCGACGCCTCGGTCCACGGCAAGAAGGACATGCTGGAAGGCCTGAAGGAAAACGTCATCGTCGGCCGCCTGATCCCGGCCGGCACCGGCGCCTACCTGCGCAGCCTGCAGAAGATCGCCAACGAGCGTGATGCAGAACTGACCTCGGCTCTGGAAGAGGCGATCGAGCCGCTGCCGGCCGATCTGCAACTGGAGCTGGAGAGCAGCGAAAGCTGA
- the rpoB gene encoding DNA-directed RNA polymerase subunit beta, protein MTDVAHDLAINGQIASATSFTGKKRIRKSFGRIPEAIAMPNLIEVQRASYEQFLQREVRPGVRKEQGIEAVFKSVFPIKDFNERAILEYVSYEFEEPKYDVEECIQRDMTYAAPLKVKLRLIVFETDEETGARSVKDIKEQDVYMGDIPLMTDKGTFIVNGTERVIVSQMHRSPGVFFDHDKGKTHSSGKLLFAARVIPYRGSWLDFEFDAKDVVYVRIDRRRKLPATTFLMGLGMDGEEILKTFYETVPYEKRGEGWVTPYKAERWRGVKPEFDLIDADTGEVVAQAGQKISARAAKKLGETTTSLSLAADALVTKYLANDAVNFETGEIFAEAGDELDAPTIEVLEQNGFTTIEVLDIDHVTVGAYMRNTLRVDKNDNREDALFDVYRVMRPGEPPTPEAAEAMFNSLFFDSERYDLSAVGRVKMNMRLESPEVSDEIRVLRKEDVLKVLQILVGLKDGRGEIDDIDNLGNRRVRSVGELLENQYRVGLLRMERAIKERMSSVDIDTVMPHDLINAKPAAAAVREFFGSSQLSQFMDQTNPLSEITHKRRLSALGPGGLTRERAGFEVRDVHPTHYGRICPIETPEGPNIGLINSLATHARVNKYGFIESPYRRVKDGQAQGEVVYISAMEESKYTIAQANIELKNGQIVEDLVPGRINGESQLLNKDAVDMMDVSPKQVVSVAAALIPFLENDDANRALMGANMQRQAVPLVQSDAPLVGTGMEAVVAVDSGAVVVARRDGVVEQIDGTRIVVRATGDVDAARSGVDIYRLSKFQRSNQSTCINQRPIVRVGDQVKGGDVIADGPSTDLGELALGRNALVAFMPWNGYNFEDSILISERIVRDDVFTSIHLEEFEVAARDTKLGPEEITRDIPNVGEEALRNLDEAGIVAIGAEVQPGDILVGKVTPKGESPMTPEEKLLRAIFGEKASDVRDTSLRLPPGVAGTIVDVRVFNRHGVDKDERAMAIERAEIERLGKDRDDELKILERNVYGRLKPLIVGKNAVSGPKGIGRGELTDEKLAEVSRGLWWQIALDDEKAMGELEAMKRQFEDARKQLDRRFEDKVEKLQRGDELPPGVMKMVKVFVAVKRKLQPGDKMAGRHGNKGVISKILPIEDMPHLEDGTHVDVVLNPLGVPSRMNIGQIFETHLGWAAAGLGKQISGLLEAWQGGGQKQALVERLTEIYGPETPLPEDEEELVELAKNLSKGVPFATPVFDGAHIGDIERLLEEAGLNKSAQSILYDGQTGEQFKRPVTVGYIYMLKLHHLVDDKIHARSIGPYSLVTQQPLGGKAQFGGQRFGEMEVWALEAYGAAYTLQEMLTVKSDDVAGRTKVYEAIVRGDDSFEAGIPESFNVLIKEMRSLGLNVELGNS, encoded by the coding sequence ATGACTGACGTCGCCCACGATCTCGCCATCAACGGTCAGATCGCTTCCGCCACCTCGTTCACCGGCAAGAAGCGCATCCGCAAATCCTTCGGGCGTATTCCCGAAGCGATCGCGATGCCGAACCTGATCGAGGTTCAGCGCGCTTCCTACGAACAGTTCCTGCAGCGCGAGGTCCGTCCGGGCGTCCGCAAGGAGCAGGGCATCGAGGCGGTCTTCAAGTCGGTGTTCCCGATCAAGGACTTCAACGAACGGGCCATCCTGGAATACGTCTCGTACGAGTTCGAAGAGCCGAAGTACGACGTCGAGGAGTGCATTCAGCGCGACATGACCTATGCCGCGCCGCTGAAGGTCAAGCTGCGCCTGATCGTATTTGAAACCGACGAGGAAACGGGAGCCCGTTCGGTCAAGGATATCAAGGAGCAGGACGTCTACATGGGCGACATCCCGCTCATGACGGACAAGGGCACCTTCATCGTCAACGGCACCGAGCGCGTGATCGTCTCGCAGATGCACCGTTCGCCGGGCGTCTTCTTCGACCACGACAAGGGCAAGACGCACTCGTCGGGCAAGCTGCTGTTCGCCGCCCGCGTGATCCCGTACCGCGGCTCGTGGCTCGACTTCGAGTTCGACGCCAAGGACGTGGTCTATGTCCGCATCGACCGCCGCCGCAAGCTGCCCGCCACGACCTTCCTGATGGGTCTGGGCATGGACGGCGAAGAAATCCTGAAGACCTTCTACGAGACCGTGCCTTACGAGAAGCGCGGCGAAGGCTGGGTCACGCCTTACAAGGCCGAGCGCTGGCGCGGGGTTAAGCCGGAGTTCGACCTGATCGACGCCGACACCGGCGAAGTGGTCGCCCAGGCCGGCCAGAAGATCAGCGCCCGCGCCGCCAAAAAGCTGGGTGAGACGACGACCTCGCTGTCGCTGGCCGCCGACGCCCTGGTCACCAAGTACTTGGCCAATGACGCCGTCAACTTCGAGACCGGCGAAATCTTCGCCGAGGCCGGCGACGAACTGGACGCCCCGACCATCGAAGTGCTGGAGCAAAACGGCTTCACCACCATCGAAGTGCTGGACATCGACCACGTCACGGTCGGCGCCTACATGCGCAACACCCTGCGCGTGGACAAGAACGACAACCGCGAGGACGCCCTGTTCGACGTCTATCGCGTGATGCGTCCGGGCGAGCCGCCCACCCCGGAAGCCGCCGAGGCCATGTTCAACTCGCTGTTCTTCGACAGCGAACGCTACGACCTGTCGGCTGTCGGCCGGGTCAAGATGAACATGCGTCTGGAAAGCCCCGAGGTCTCCGACGAGATCCGCGTTCTGCGCAAGGAAGACGTGCTGAAGGTGCTGCAGATCCTGGTCGGCCTGAAGGACGGCCGCGGCGAGATCGACGACATCGACAACCTGGGCAACCGCCGAGTCCGTTCGGTCGGCGAGCTGCTGGAAAACCAGTACCGCGTCGGTCTGCTGCGCATGGAGCGCGCCATCAAGGAGCGCATGTCCTCGGTCGATATCGACACGGTCATGCCGCACGACCTGATCAACGCCAAGCCGGCCGCCGCCGCGGTTCGCGAGTTCTTCGGTTCGTCGCAGCTGTCGCAGTTCATGGACCAGACGAACCCGCTGTCGGAAATCACCCACAAGCGTCGTTTGTCGGCGCTTGGCCCGGGCGGTCTGACGCGTGAGCGCGCGGGCTTCGAAGTCCGCGACGTGCACCCGACCCACTACGGCCGCATCTGCCCGATCGAAACGCCGGAAGGCCCGAACATCGGCCTGATCAACTCGCTGGCCACCCACGCGCGCGTCAACAAGTACGGCTTCATCGAGAGCCCATACCGTCGCGTGAAGGACGGCCAGGCCCAGGGCGAGGTGGTCTACATCTCGGCCATGGAAGAGTCGAAGTACACGATCGCTCAGGCCAACATCGAACTGAAGAACGGTCAGATCGTCGAGGACCTGGTCCCCGGCCGGATCAACGGTGAATCCCAGCTCCTGAACAAGGACGCTGTGGACATGATGGACGTGTCGCCAAAACAGGTCGTTTCGGTCGCCGCCGCCCTGATCCCGTTCCTGGAAAACGACGACGCCAACCGCGCGCTGATGGGCGCCAACATGCAACGTCAGGCCGTGCCTCTGGTGCAGTCGGACGCGCCGCTGGTCGGCACCGGCATGGAAGCGGTCGTGGCCGTGGACTCCGGCGCCGTCGTGGTCGCCCGTCGTGACGGCGTCGTCGAACAGATCGACGGCACCCGGATCGTCGTGCGCGCCACCGGCGACGTGGACGCCGCCCGCTCGGGCGTCGACATCTACCGCCTGTCGAAGTTCCAGCGCTCGAACCAGTCGACCTGCATCAACCAGCGCCCGATCGTGCGCGTGGGCGATCAGGTGAAGGGCGGCGACGTCATCGCCGACGGTCCGTCGACGGACCTGGGCGAACTGGCTCTGGGCCGCAACGCCCTGGTCGCCTTCATGCCCTGGAACGGCTACAACTTCGAAGACTCCATCCTGATCTCCGAGCGCATCGTGCGCGACGACGTCTTCACCTCGATCCACCTGGAAGAGTTCGAAGTCGCCGCCCGCGATACGAAGCTTGGCCCTGAAGAAATCACGCGCGACATCCCCAACGTCGGCGAGGAAGCCCTGCGCAACCTCGACGAAGCGGGCATCGTGGCCATCGGCGCCGAGGTTCAGCCGGGCGACATCCTGGTCGGCAAGGTCACGCCGAAGGGTGAAAGCCCGATGACGCCGGAAGAAAAGCTGCTGCGCGCCATCTTCGGCGAGAAGGCTTCGGACGTGCGCGACACCTCCCTGCGCCTGCCGCCCGGTGTCGCCGGCACCATCGTCGACGTTCGCGTCTTCAACCGTCACGGCGTCGACAAGGACGAGCGCGCCATGGCGATCGAACGCGCCGAGATCGAGCGTCTGGGCAAGGACCGCGACGACGAGCTCAAGATCCTCGAGCGCAACGTCTATGGCCGCCTGAAGCCGCTGATCGTCGGCAAGAACGCCGTGTCGGGGCCCAAGGGCATCGGCCGTGGCGAACTGACCGACGAGAAGCTGGCCGAGGTCAGCCGTGGTCTGTGGTGGCAGATCGCCCTGGACGACGAAAAGGCCATGGGCGAGCTGGAAGCGATGAAGCGCCAGTTCGAGGACGCTCGCAAGCAACTGGACCGTCGTTTCGAAGACAAGGTCGAGAAGCTGCAGCGCGGCGACGAACTGCCCCCCGGCGTGATGAAGATGGTCAAGGTCTTCGTGGCCGTGAAGCGCAAGCTTCAGCCCGGCGACAAGATGGCCGGCCGTCACGGCAACAAGGGCGTCATCTCCAAGATCCTGCCGATCGAGGACATGCCGCACCTGGAAGACGGTACGCACGTCGACGTCGTTCTGAACCCGCTGGGCGTGCCTTCGCGCATGAACATCGGCCAAATCTTCGAAACCCACCTGGGTTGGGCCGCCGCCGGTCTGGGCAAGCAGATCTCCGGTCTGCTGGAAGCCTGGCAAGGGGGTGGTCAGAAGCAGGCTCTGGTCGAGCGTTTGACCGAAATCTACGGCCCGGAAACCCCGCTGCCGGAAGATGAGGAAGAACTGGTCGAACTGGCGAAGAACCTGTCCAAAGGCGTGCCCTTCGCGACCCCGGTCTTCGACGGCGCGCACATCGGCGACATCGAGCGTCTGCTGGAAGAGGCGGGGCTGAACAAGTCGGCCCAGTCGATCCTGTACGACGGTCAGACCGGCGAGCAGTTCAAGCGTCCGGTCACGGTCGGCTACATCTACATGCTGAAGCTGCACCACCTGGTCGACGACAAGATCCACGCCCGCTCCATCGGCCCGTACTCGCTGGTCACCCAGCAGCCGCTGGGCGGCAAGGCGCAGTTCGGCGGTCAGCGCTTCGGGGAAATGGAGGTCTGGGCTCTGGAAGCTTACGGCGCCGCCTACACCCTGCAGGAGATGCTGACGGTGAAGTCCGACGACGTGGCCGGCCGGACCAAGGTCTACGAGGCTATCGTCCGTGGCGACGACAGCTTCGAGGCCGGCATTCCCGAGAGCTTCAACGTGCTCATCAAGGAAATGCGTTCGCTGGGTCTGAACGTGGAGCTGGGGAACAGCTGA
- a CDS encoding molecular chaperone DnaJ, giving the protein MGVIWLALAAIAVWALVRLGRQTERRGRAHWRVTATLLGAVLLAGGALAAFRGSWLTAAALAGAGLYLAWSSRLRPIVRSEPISEADARAVLGVGPAATEAEIRAAWKRAMARAHPDQGGTEGLATRVNAARDRLLRKSGRR; this is encoded by the coding sequence ATGGGTGTGATCTGGCTGGCCCTGGCGGCGATCGCCGTATGGGCGCTGGTGCGGCTGGGCCGACAGACCGAGCGACGCGGCCGCGCTCACTGGCGCGTGACGGCGACCCTGCTGGGCGCGGTGCTGCTGGCGGGCGGCGCGCTGGCGGCGTTTCGTGGATCGTGGCTGACGGCGGCGGCGCTGGCCGGGGCAGGACTCTATCTGGCCTGGTCCTCCCGCCTCCGACCAATCGTGAGATCCGAACCCATCAGCGAGGCTGACGCACGCGCCGTGCTGGGCGTCGGGCCAGCTGCGACCGAGGCTGAAATCCGCGCGGCATGGAAACGCGCCATGGCCCGCGCCCATCCCGATCAGGGCGGCACGGAGGGGCTGGCGACGCGCGTCAACGCCGCGCGCGATCGACTGCTGCGAAAATCCGGGCGCCGCTGA